The Pseudomonas iranensis genome includes a window with the following:
- the acnD gene encoding Fe/S-dependent 2-methylisocitrate dehydratase AcnD: MNTEFRKNLPGTPLDYFDTRAAVEAIAPGSYDTLPYTSRVLAENLVRRCDPATLTDSLKQLIERKRDLDFPWFPARVVCHDILGQTALVDLAGLRDAIALQGGDPAQVNPVVPTQLIVDHSLAVEAGGFDAQAFEKNRAIEDRRNEDRFHFINWTKKAFKNVDVIPPGNGIMHQINLEKMSPVIQVREGVAFPDTCVGTDSHTPHVDALGVIAIGVGGLEAESVMLGRASWMRLPESVGVELTGKLQPGITATDMVLALTEYLRKQKVVGAWLEFFGEGAAALTLGDRATISNMAPEYGATAAMFYIDQQTIDYLKLTGREDQQVQLVEQYAKLTGLWADSLKGAQYERGLTFDLSSVVRNMAGPSNPHARVAVSDLAAKGISGQWDDVPGQMPDGAVIIAAITSCTNTSNPRNVIAAGLLARNANKLGLARKPWVKSSLAPGSKTVALYLDEAGLTTELEQLGFGVVAFACTTCNGMSGALDPLIQQEIIDRDLYATAVLSGNRNFDGRIHPYAKQAFLASPPLVVAYAIAGTIRFDIEKDVLGVVDGREIRLKDIWPSDEEIDAVVKSSVKPEQFRQVYIPMFAVHEDTGPKVAPLYDWREMSTYIRRPPYWEGALAGARPLKGMRPLAVLPDNITTDHLSPSNAIMLDSAAGEYLAKMGLPEEDFNSYATHRGDHLTAQRATFANPKLFNEMVVENGKVKQGSLARVEPEGQVMRMWEAIETYMQRKQPLIIIAGADYGQGSSRDWAAKGVRLAGVEAIAAEGFERIHRTNLVGMGVLPLEFKPGTNRHTLAIDGSETYDVIGERKPRADLTLVINRKNGERVAVPVTCRLDTAEEVSIYEAGGVLQRFAQDFLEGSAVAV; encoded by the coding sequence ATGAACACAGAATTCCGCAAGAACCTGCCCGGCACGCCGCTGGATTACTTCGACACCCGCGCGGCGGTCGAGGCGATTGCGCCTGGCAGCTACGACACCCTGCCGTACACCTCCCGCGTGCTGGCGGAAAACCTCGTGCGTCGCTGCGACCCGGCCACGCTCACCGATTCCCTCAAGCAACTGATCGAACGCAAGCGCGATCTGGATTTCCCGTGGTTCCCGGCGCGGGTGGTCTGCCATGACATCCTCGGCCAGACCGCGCTGGTCGACCTTGCCGGCCTGCGTGATGCCATCGCTTTGCAGGGCGGCGACCCGGCGCAGGTCAATCCGGTGGTGCCGACGCAGTTGATCGTCGACCACTCTCTGGCCGTTGAGGCGGGCGGTTTCGATGCCCAGGCCTTCGAGAAGAACCGCGCCATCGAAGATCGCCGCAACGAAGACCGTTTCCACTTCATCAACTGGACCAAAAAGGCCTTTAAGAACGTCGATGTGATCCCGCCGGGCAACGGCATCATGCACCAGATCAACCTGGAGAAAATGTCGCCGGTGATTCAGGTGCGCGAAGGCGTGGCGTTCCCCGACACCTGCGTCGGCACCGACAGCCACACGCCGCACGTCGATGCGCTCGGTGTGATCGCCATCGGCGTTGGCGGCCTCGAAGCCGAGAGCGTGATGCTCGGCCGTGCGTCGTGGATGCGTCTGCCGGAAAGCGTTGGCGTCGAACTGACCGGCAAGCTGCAACCGGGCATCACCGCCACCGACATGGTCCTGGCCCTGACCGAATACCTGCGCAAGCAGAAAGTCGTTGGCGCATGGCTGGAATTCTTCGGTGAAGGGGCGGCAGCGCTGACCCTCGGTGACCGCGCGACCATCTCCAACATGGCCCCGGAATACGGCGCCACGGCGGCGATGTTCTACATCGACCAGCAGACCATCGATTACCTGAAACTGACCGGCCGTGAAGACCAGCAGGTTCAATTGGTCGAGCAATACGCCAAGTTGACCGGGCTTTGGGCTGACAGCCTCAAAGGTGCGCAATACGAGCGCGGCCTGACCTTCGATTTGTCCTCGGTGGTGCGCAACATGGCCGGCCCGAGCAACCCGCACGCCCGCGTTGCGGTGTCCGATCTGGCGGCCAAAGGCATCTCCGGCCAGTGGGATGACGTGCCGGGGCAAATGCCCGACGGCGCGGTGATCATCGCCGCCATCACCAGTTGCACCAACACCAGCAACCCGCGCAACGTCATCGCCGCCGGCCTGTTGGCGCGCAATGCCAACAAGCTCGGCCTGGCCCGCAAGCCGTGGGTCAAATCTTCGCTGGCGCCGGGCTCGAAAACCGTGGCGCTGTACCTCGACGAAGCGGGGTTGACCACTGAGCTGGAACAACTCGGTTTCGGCGTCGTGGCGTTTGCCTGCACCACTTGCAACGGCATGTCCGGCGCCCTCGATCCGCTGATCCAGCAAGAGATCATCGACCGCGATCTGTACGCGACCGCTGTGCTTTCCGGCAACCGCAACTTCGACGGCCGCATTCACCCGTACGCCAAACAGGCATTCCTCGCCTCGCCGCCGCTGGTGGTTGCCTACGCGATCGCCGGGACCATCCGTTTCGATATCGAAAAGGATGTGCTGGGCGTGGTCGATGGTCGGGAAATTCGCCTGAAAGACATCTGGCCGAGCGATGAAGAAATCGATGCGGTGGTGAAGTCTTCGGTCAAGCCTGAGCAGTTCCGTCAGGTCTATATTCCGATGTTCGCCGTGCATGAAGACACCGGGCCGAAAGTCGCGCCGCTGTACGACTGGCGTGAGATGAGCACCTACATCCGCCGTCCGCCGTACTGGGAAGGCGCGCTGGCCGGCGCCCGTCCGCTGAAGGGCATGCGCCCGCTGGCGGTGCTGCCGGACAACATCACCACTGATCACCTGTCGCCATCGAACGCGATCATGCTCGACAGCGCCGCCGGCGAATACCTGGCGAAAATGGGCCTGCCGGAAGAGGACTTCAACTCCTACGCCACCCACCGTGGCGACCACCTGACCGCCCAGCGCGCGACCTTCGCCAACCCGAAACTGTTCAACGAAATGGTCGTGGAAAACGGCAAGGTCAAGCAGGGTTCGCTGGCGCGTGTCGAGCCGGAAGGCCAGGTCATGCGCATGTGGGAAGCCATCGAAACCTACATGCAGCGCAAGCAGCCGCTGATCATCATCGCTGGCGCTGACTACGGTCAGGGGTCGTCCCGCGACTGGGCGGCGAAAGGCGTGCGCCTGGCCGGCGTCGAGGCGATTGCCGCTGAAGGTTTCGAACGCATTCACCGCACCAACCTGGTGGGCATGGGCGTGTTGCCGCTGGAATTCAAACCCGGCACCAACCGCCACACTCTGGCCATCGATGGCAGCGAAACCTACGACGTGATCGGCGAGCGCAAGCCGCGTGCGGATCTGACGCTGGTGATCAATCGCAAGAATGGCGAGCGCGTCGCAGTGCCGGTGACCTGCCGTCTCGATACCGCTGAAGAAGTGTCGATCTACGAGGCCGGCGGCGTGTTGCAGCGCTTTGCTCAGGACTTCCTCGAAGGATCGGCGGTAGCCGTTTAA
- the prpF gene encoding 2-methylaconitate cis-trans isomerase PrpF — MAHAPQIRIPATYMRGGTSKGVFFSLTDLPEAAQVPGPARDALLLRVIGSPDAYDKQIDGMGGATSSTSKTVILSKSTRADHDVDYLFGQVSIDKPFVDWSGNCGNLSAAVGSFAISNGLVDASRIPHNGVAVVRVWQANIGKTIIAHVPITNGEVQETGDFELDGVTFPAAEVQVEFMDPAAEEEGGGGSMFPTGNLVDELEVPGVGTFKATMINAGIPTIFVNAEDIGYTGTELQGAINGDPKALLMFETIRAYGALRMGLIANLEEAAKRQHTPKVAFVAKPADYVASSGKAIAAGDVDLLVRALSMGKLHHAMMGTAAVAIGTAAAISGTLVNLAAGGIERNAVRFGHPSGTLRVGAEATLENGEWVVKKAIMSRSARVLMEGYVRVPADSF; from the coding sequence ATGGCTCACGCACCACAAATCAGAATCCCTGCGACTTACATGCGCGGCGGCACCAGCAAAGGCGTGTTCTTCAGCCTCACCGATCTGCCCGAAGCAGCGCAGGTTCCAGGCCCGGCGCGCGACGCTTTGTTGCTGCGAGTGATCGGCAGCCCCGATGCCTACGACAAGCAGATCGACGGCATGGGCGGCGCGACGTCGAGCACCAGCAAAACCGTAATCCTGTCGAAAAGCACCCGCGCCGATCACGACGTCGATTACCTGTTCGGCCAGGTGTCGATCGACAAGCCGTTCGTCGACTGGAGCGGCAACTGCGGCAATCTCTCGGCGGCGGTCGGTTCGTTCGCCATCAGCAACGGTCTGGTCGACGCCAGCCGCATTCCGCACAACGGTGTGGCGGTGGTGCGCGTGTGGCAGGCCAACATCGGCAAGACCATCATCGCCCACGTGCCGATCACCAACGGCGAAGTGCAGGAAACCGGTGATTTCGAACTCGACGGCGTGACCTTTCCGGCGGCCGAAGTGCAGGTCGAATTCATGGATCCGGCGGCGGAAGAAGAGGGCGGCGGTGGCTCGATGTTCCCCACCGGCAATCTGGTCGATGAACTCGAAGTGCCGGGTGTCGGCACGTTCAAGGCGACCATGATCAACGCCGGGATCCCGACGATATTCGTCAACGCCGAAGACATCGGTTACACCGGCACCGAACTCCAGGGCGCGATCAACGGAGATCCAAAAGCGCTGCTGATGTTCGAGACGATCCGTGCCTACGGTGCGTTGCGCATGGGCCTGATCGCCAATCTGGAAGAAGCCGCCAAGCGGCAGCACACGCCGAAAGTAGCATTCGTCGCCAAGCCTGCGGATTACGTAGCGTCGAGTGGTAAAGCGATTGCCGCTGGTGATGTCGATCTGCTGGTGCGCGCGTTGTCGATGGGCAAGCTGCACCACGCAATGATGGGCACGGCGGCAGTGGCGATCGGCACGGCGGCAGCGATTTCCGGCACGTTGGTCAATCTTGCTGCTGGTGGGATTGAGCGCAATGCGGTGCGTTTCGGCCATCCGTCCGGGACGTTGCGCGTGGGCGCCGAGGCGACGCTGGAGAACGGCGAGTGGGTGGTGAAGAAAGCCATCATGAGCCGCAGTGCGCGGGTGCTCATGGAAGGTTACGTCCGCGTGCCTGCTGACTCGTTCTGA
- the prpD gene encoding 2-methylcitrate dehydratase: MSANVDLNNRPDYDAVLQDIADYVLTFKPESAEALNTARNCLIDTLGCGLLALRFPECTKHLGPIVEGTVVPFGARVPGTPYRLDPVKAAWDIGCIVRWLDYNDTWLAAEWGHPSDNLGAILAVADHLSQKRVANGEAPLTVRDVLEAMIMAHEIQGVIALENSFNRVGLDHVILVKVASTAVSARLMGANREQLLSALSHAFADGQALRTYRHAPNAGSRKSWAAGDAASRGVRLADIAMRGEMGIPGVLSAKQWGFYDVSFSHTNNDLALKPEDKRAFSFSRPFGSYVMENVLFKISFPAEFHAQTACEAAVTLHPLVRNRLHEIDRIVITTHESAIRIISKVGPLANAADRDHCLQYMTAVPLAFGNLVAEHYEDAFHKAHPIIDVLREKMVIVEEPRFTREYLEPDKRSIANAVQVFFKDGSSTDNVVVEYPIGHRRRRAEGIPLLEDKFKANLATRFAGQRCAEIFALCEDQARLEATAVNRFIDLFVL, encoded by the coding sequence GTGAGCGCCAACGTCGACCTGAACAACCGCCCCGATTACGACGCAGTCCTGCAGGACATCGCCGACTACGTCCTCACCTTCAAGCCCGAATCCGCCGAGGCGCTGAACACCGCGCGCAACTGCCTGATCGACACGCTGGGCTGCGGTCTGCTGGCCCTGCGTTTCCCCGAATGCACGAAACACCTCGGCCCGATCGTCGAGGGCACGGTTGTACCGTTCGGTGCACGAGTGCCAGGTACCCCTTATCGTCTCGATCCGGTCAAAGCCGCGTGGGATATCGGCTGCATTGTCCGCTGGCTCGACTACAACGACACCTGGCTCGCCGCCGAATGGGGCCATCCATCGGACAACCTCGGCGCCATCCTCGCCGTTGCCGATCACCTGTCGCAAAAACGCGTCGCCAACGGTGAGGCGCCGCTGACGGTCCGCGATGTGCTGGAAGCAATGATCATGGCCCACGAGATTCAAGGCGTGATCGCTCTGGAAAACTCCTTCAACCGGGTAGGACTGGATCACGTCATTCTGGTGAAAGTCGCATCAACTGCCGTCAGCGCCCGACTGATGGGCGCCAATCGCGAGCAGCTGTTGTCGGCACTGTCCCACGCCTTCGCCGACGGTCAGGCACTGCGCACTTATCGGCATGCGCCGAACGCCGGCTCGCGCAAATCCTGGGCGGCGGGGGATGCGGCGAGTCGCGGCGTGCGTCTGGCCGACATCGCCATGCGCGGTGAGATGGGCATTCCCGGTGTGTTGAGCGCGAAGCAGTGGGGGTTCTATGACGTATCGTTCAGCCACACCAACAACGATCTGGCGCTGAAGCCCGAGGACAAACGCGCTTTCAGCTTCTCCCGGCCGTTCGGCAGTTACGTGATGGAAAACGTGCTGTTCAAGATCAGTTTCCCCGCCGAATTCCATGCGCAGACGGCATGCGAGGCGGCGGTGACCTTGCATCCGCTGGTTCGCAATCGCCTGCATGAGATCGACCGCATCGTCATCACCACCCATGAATCGGCGATCCGCATCATTTCCAAGGTCGGCCCGCTGGCCAATGCCGCCGACCGCGACCACTGCCTGCAATACATGACCGCCGTGCCGCTGGCATTCGGCAATCTGGTGGCTGAGCACTACGAAGACGCCTTCCACAAGGCGCATCCGATCATCGACGTGCTGCGCGAAAAAATGGTCATCGTTGAAGAACCGCGCTTCACCCGCGAATACCTTGAGCCTGACAAACGCTCGATTGCCAACGCCGTGCAGGTGTTTTTCAAGGACGGCAGCAGCACCGACAACGTCGTGGTGGAGTACCCGATCGGCCATCGCCGCCGCCGCGCCGAAGGCATTCCGTTGCTGGAAGACAAGTTCAAGGCCAACCTGGCCACGCGGTTTGCCGGCCAGCGTTGCGCTGAGATATTTGCGCTCTGTGAGGATCAGGCGCGGCTGGAAGCCACAGCGGTGAATCGATTCATCGATCTGTTTGTGCTCTGA
- the ppsR gene encoding posphoenolpyruvate synthetase regulatory kinase/phosphorylase PpsR yields MKRSAFFISDGTGITAETLGQSLLAQFENITFSKFTRPYIDSVEKARAMVQQINKAAETDGFRPIIFDTIVNQDIREILATSNGFMIDIFSTFLAPLEQELTEHSSYTVGKSHSIGHNSNYMERIEAVNFALDNDDGARTHYYDKADLILVGVSRCGKTPTCLYMAMQFGIRAANYPLTEDDMERLTLPTALRAHQHKLFGLTIDPDRLTAIRNERKPNSRYSSYAQCEFEVREVENLFRRENIPHINSTHFSVEEISAKILVEKGVERRFK; encoded by the coding sequence ATGAAACGATCTGCTTTCTTCATCTCCGATGGCACCGGCATTACCGCCGAAACCCTGGGTCAAAGCCTGTTGGCGCAGTTCGAAAACATTACCTTCAGCAAATTCACGCGGCCCTACATCGACAGCGTGGAAAAAGCGCGGGCCATGGTACAACAAATCAACAAAGCCGCTGAAACCGACGGCTTTCGCCCGATCATCTTCGACACCATCGTCAATCAGGACATTCGTGAGATTCTCGCAACGTCCAATGGTTTCATGATCGACATTTTCTCGACCTTCCTCGCGCCGCTCGAACAGGAGCTCACCGAGCATTCTTCCTATACCGTGGGCAAGTCCCATTCCATCGGGCACAACTCCAATTACATGGAGCGCATCGAGGCGGTGAACTTCGCCCTCGACAACGATGACGGCGCGCGCACCCACTATTACGACAAAGCCGATCTGATACTAGTGGGCGTGTCGCGATGCGGCAAAACGCCGACGTGTCTGTATATGGCCATGCAGTTCGGCATCCGCGCGGCCAACTATCCGCTGACCGAAGACGACATGGAACGCCTGACCCTGCCGACGGCCCTGCGCGCCCATCAGCACAAGCTGTTCGGCCTGACCATCGACCCCGACCGCCTCACTGCGATTCGCAACGAGCGCAAGCCCAACAGCCGTTATTCGAGCTACGCCCAGTGCGAATTCGAAGTGCGCGAAGTGGAGAACCTGTTCCGCCGCGAGAACATTCCGCACATCAATTCCACGCATTTCTCGGTGGAAGAGATTTCGGCGAAGATTCTCGTGGAAAAAGGCGTTGAGCGGCGGTTCAAGTAG
- the ppsA gene encoding phosphoenolpyruvate synthase translates to MVEYVVSLDKLGKHDVEHVGGKNASLGEMISNLAGAGVSVPGGFATTAQAYRDFLELSGLNDQIHKALDALDVDDVNALAKTGAQIRQWIMDAEFPEKLNTEIRTAFAALSAGNPDVAVAVRSSATAEDLPDASFAGQQETFLNIRGVENVIRAAKEVFASLFNDRAISYRVHQGFDHKLVALSAGVQRMVRSETGTAGVMFTLDTESGFRDVVFITGAYGLGETVVQGAVNPDEFYVHKGTLEAGRPAILRRNLGSKAIKMIYGDEAKAGRSVKTVDVDKAERARFCLTDAEVSELAKQAMIIEKHYGCPMDIEWAKDGDDGKLYIVQARPETVKSRTQANVMERYLLKETGTVLVEGRAIGQRIGAGKVRIIKDVSEMDKVQPGDVLVSDMTDPDWEPVMKRASAIVTNRGGRTCHAAIIARELGIPAVVGCGNATQLLKDGQGVTVSCAEGDTGYIFEGELGFDIKKNSVDAMPELPFKIMMNVGNPDRAFDFAQLPNAGVGLARLEFIINRMIGVHPKALLNYDGLPQEIKDSVDKRIAGYSDPVDFYVDKLVEGISTLAAAFTPKKVIVRLSDFKSNEYANLIGGKLYEPEEENPMLGFRGASRYISESFRDCFELECRALKRVRNEMGLTNVEIMVPFVRTLGEASQVVDLLAENGLKRGENGLRVIMMCELPSNAILAEEFLEFFDGFSIGSNDLTQLTLGLDRDSGIIAHLFDERNPAVKKLLSNAIQACNKAGKYIGICGQGPSDHPDLARWLMEQGIESVSLNPDTVLETWFFLAEGQA, encoded by the coding sequence TTGGTAGAGTACGTAGTTTCCCTCGATAAGCTCGGCAAACACGATGTTGAGCATGTGGGGGGCAAGAACGCATCCCTGGGCGAGATGATCAGTAACCTGGCAGGCGCCGGTGTTTCGGTCCCCGGCGGCTTCGCCACGACGGCTCAGGCCTATCGTGACTTCCTCGAACTGAGCGGCCTGAACGATCAGATCCACAAGGCCCTCGACGCGCTCGACGTCGACGACGTCAATGCCCTGGCCAAGACCGGTGCGCAGATCCGTCAATGGATCATGGACGCCGAATTCCCTGAAAAGCTCAACACCGAGATCCGCACCGCGTTCGCCGCGCTGTCGGCCGGCAACCCTGACGTGGCCGTGGCCGTGCGTTCTTCCGCCACCGCCGAAGACTTGCCGGACGCGTCCTTCGCCGGTCAGCAGGAAACCTTCCTGAACATCCGTGGTGTGGAAAACGTTATCCGCGCCGCCAAAGAGGTGTTCGCTTCGCTGTTCAACGACCGTGCGATTTCCTACCGCGTGCACCAGGGCTTCGACCACAAACTGGTCGCCCTGTCGGCTGGCGTGCAGCGCATGGTGCGTTCGGAAACCGGCACCGCCGGCGTGATGTTCACCCTCGATACCGAATCCGGTTTCCGTGACGTGGTGTTCATCACCGGCGCTTACGGCCTGGGCGAAACCGTCGTACAAGGCGCGGTCAACCCGGATGAGTTCTACGTACACAAAGGCACCCTGGAAGCCGGTCGTCCGGCCATCCTGCGTCGCAACCTGGGCAGCAAAGCCATCAAGATGATCTACGGCGACGAGGCCAAGGCCGGTCGTTCGGTCAAGACCGTCGATGTAGACAAGGCCGAGCGCGCGCGTTTCTGCCTGACCGACGCCGAAGTCAGCGAGCTGGCCAAGCAGGCGATGATCATCGAGAAGCACTACGGCTGCCCGATGGACATCGAGTGGGCCAAGGACGGTGACGACGGCAAGCTGTACATCGTTCAGGCGCGTCCGGAAACCGTGAAAAGCCGCACCCAGGCCAACGTGATGGAACGTTACCTGCTCAAGGAAACCGGCACCGTGCTGGTGGAAGGTCGGGCGATCGGCCAGCGCATCGGCGCCGGTAAAGTACGGATCATCAAAGACGTCTCGGAAATGGACAAAGTCCAGCCGGGCGACGTTCTGGTATCCGACATGACCGATCCGGACTGGGAACCAGTGATGAAGCGCGCCAGCGCCATCGTCACCAACCGTGGCGGGCGTACCTGCCACGCGGCGATCATCGCCCGTGAGTTGGGCATCCCGGCGGTGGTAGGTTGCGGCAACGCCACCCAGCTGCTGAAGGATGGCCAGGGCGTGACCGTGTCTTGCGCCGAAGGCGACACCGGCTACATCTTCGAAGGCGAACTGGGCTTCGACATCAAGAAGAACTCCGTCGACGCCATGCCGGAGCTGCCGTTCAAGATCATGATGAACGTCGGCAACCCGGACCGCGCCTTCGACTTCGCCCAATTGCCGAACGCCGGCGTCGGTCTGGCGCGTCTGGAATTCATCATCAACCGCATGATCGGCGTGCACCCGAAAGCGCTGTTGAACTACGACGGCCTGCCGCAGGAAATCAAGGACAGCGTCGACAAGCGTATTGCCGGTTACAGCGACCCGGTCGACTTCTACGTCGACAAGCTGGTTGAAGGCATCAGCACCCTGGCTGCAGCGTTCACGCCGAAAAAAGTCATCGTGCGTCTGTCGGACTTCAAGTCCAACGAATACGCCAACCTGATCGGCGGCAAGCTCTACGAGCCGGAAGAAGAGAACCCGATGCTGGGCTTTCGTGGTGCTTCGCGTTACATCAGCGAATCGTTCCGCGACTGCTTCGAACTCGAATGCCGCGCGCTGAAACGTGTGCGCAACGAGATGGGCCTGACCAACGTTGAAATCATGGTGCCGTTCGTCCGTACTCTCGGCGAAGCCAGCCAGGTCGTCGATCTGCTCGCCGAAAACGGCTTGAAACGCGGCGAGAATGGTCTGCGCGTGATCATGATGTGCGAACTGCCATCCAACGCGATTCTCGCTGAGGAATTCCTCGAATTCTTCGACGGTTTCTCGATTGGCTCCAACGACCTGACCCAGCTCACTTTGGGTCTGGACCGCGATTCGGGGATCATCGCTCACTTGTTCGACGAGCGTAATCCAGCGGTCAAGAAGCTGCTGTCGAACGCGATTCAGGCGTGCAACAAGGCCGGCAAGTACATCGGCATCTGCGGTCAGGGGCCTTCCGATCACCCGGATCTGGCCCGTTGGCTGATGGAACAGGGCATCGAAAGCGTGTCGTTGAACCCGGACACCGTGCTGGAAACCTGGTTCTTCCTCGCCGAAGGTCAGGCTTGA
- a CDS encoding alpha/beta fold hydrolase, which produces MQSSSNLFPVALISAERRGDLSEDVYRLKPGNSPDWSVEIAVTRLGMADDMAPRGVPVILLHGSFSNRRFWFSPKGLGLGAYLTRLGFDVWIPEMRGHGLSQRNEDYRRNRVADYARYDLPAIAAFVREQSGQIPHWIGHSLGGITLAAALGGEYLGEPAVASAAFFGTQVSRTYWPLKIPPVEWGGRFILKRFAQLSGSRLKRGPEDEPIGLAIESMRWYGLFGRFGDKDKDWWAGLADVQLPVLAVTAAGDHQDPAWACRKLFEQIGSEHKQFINLGREQGFSDNFGHVEMLVSKAAQAEVWPLVARWLNDQQTPLLAQTTDLAAAV; this is translated from the coding sequence ATGCAAAGCAGCAGCAACCTGTTTCCTGTCGCGCTGATCAGCGCCGAGCGGCGCGGCGATCTGAGCGAAGACGTCTATCGATTGAAACCCGGCAATAGCCCGGACTGGTCCGTGGAGATCGCCGTCACCCGCCTGGGCATGGCCGATGACATGGCGCCACGCGGCGTGCCGGTGATTCTGTTGCACGGCAGCTTTTCCAATCGGCGCTTCTGGTTTTCCCCCAAAGGCCTCGGGCTCGGCGCGTATCTGACGCGGCTGGGCTTCGACGTGTGGATTCCGGAAATGCGCGGTCACGGCCTGTCCCAGCGCAATGAGGACTACCGGCGCAACCGCGTGGCCGACTACGCCCGCTACGATCTGCCGGCGATTGCCGCGTTCGTGCGTGAGCAGAGCGGACAGATCCCGCACTGGATCGGCCATTCCCTGGGCGGCATCACCTTGGCGGCGGCACTCGGCGGCGAATACCTCGGCGAACCGGCCGTGGCTTCGGCGGCGTTTTTCGGCACTCAGGTCAGCCGCACCTACTGGCCGTTGAAAATCCCACCGGTGGAGTGGGGCGGGCGCTTCATTCTCAAGCGGTTCGCGCAGCTGTCCGGCTCACGCCTCAAACGCGGTCCGGAAGACGAGCCGATCGGCCTGGCCATCGAAAGCATGCGCTGGTACGGCTTGTTCGGACGCTTCGGCGACAAGGACAAGGACTGGTGGGCCGGGCTTGCCGATGTTCAGCTGCCGGTGCTGGCCGTGACGGCGGCGGGCGATCATCAGGATCCGGCGTGGGCCTGCCGCAAGCTGTTCGAGCAGATCGGCTCCGAGCACAAGCAGTTCATCAACTTGGGCCGCGAGCAGGGCTTCTCGGATAATTTCGGCCATGTCGAAATGTTGGTGAGCAAAGCAGCGCAGGCTGAGGTATGGCCGCTGGTGGCGCGCTGGTTGAACGATCAGCAGACGCCATTGCTGGCGCAGACGACGGATCTGGCCGCTGCGGTGTGA
- the rraA gene encoding ribonuclease E activity regulator RraA, with translation MEHYLTPDLCDAYPELVQVLEPMFSNFGGRDSFGGEIVTIKCFEDNSLVKEQAELNGKGKVLVVDGGGSLRRALLGDMIAAKAAQNGWEGLVIYGCIRDVDVIAQTDLGVQALASHPMKTDKRGIGDLNVPVTFAGVTFHPGQYIYADNNGVIVSPSPLKMPE, from the coding sequence ATGGAACATTACCTTACGCCTGACCTGTGCGACGCCTACCCGGAGCTGGTGCAGGTGCTGGAACCGATGTTCAGCAATTTCGGCGGCCGGGATTCCTTCGGCGGCGAAATCGTGACCATCAAGTGCTTCGAAGACAATTCGCTGGTCAAGGAGCAGGCCGAACTCAACGGCAAAGGCAAAGTGCTGGTGGTCGATGGCGGCGGTTCGCTGCGCCGCGCCCTGCTGGGCGACATGATCGCCGCCAAGGCTGCGCAGAACGGTTGGGAAGGGCTGGTGATCTACGGTTGCATCCGTGACGTCGACGTCATCGCCCAGACCGATCTCGGCGTGCAGGCGCTGGCCAGCCACCCGATGAAAACCGACAAGCGCGGCATTGGCGACCTCAACGTCCCGGTGACTTTCGCCGGCGTGACGTTCCACCCGGGCCAGTACATTTATGCGGACAACAACGGCGTGATCGTGTCGCCGAGCCCGCTGAAAATGCCTGAATAA